One segment of Deinococcus metalli DNA contains the following:
- a CDS encoding PspA/IM30 family protein produces the protein MSILDRLSRLLRANVNDLISRAEDPAKIIDQALRDMRAAYSEARSEVADAMAQASKLEREANTNRRLSDEYSKKAEEALRGGNEELAREALRRAQNSKDLAAGFDEQRTVQTTTIDQLKTQLRALEAKIDEMESKKSLLAARQKTAQAGATLDRVSGFDKAGGAMDAFEEMEQKVAGMEDRNRASQDLRKEGDFDAQLKDLGRDQAIEDAFAALKAKVQGPANDR, from the coding sequence ATGAGCATCCTTGACCGACTGTCCCGACTGCTGCGCGCCAACGTAAACGACCTGATCTCCCGTGCCGAGGACCCGGCCAAGATCATCGACCAGGCGCTGCGGGACATGCGCGCCGCATACAGCGAGGCGCGCAGCGAGGTGGCCGACGCGATGGCCCAGGCCAGCAAGCTGGAGCGTGAGGCGAACACCAACCGCCGCCTGAGCGACGAATACAGCAAGAAGGCCGAGGAAGCCCTGCGCGGCGGCAACGAGGAGCTCGCCCGTGAAGCCCTGCGCCGCGCGCAGAACAGCAAGGACCTCGCCGCCGGCTTCGACGAGCAGCGCACCGTGCAGACCACGACCATTGACCAACTCAAGACGCAGCTGCGCGCGCTGGAAGCGAAGATCGACGAGATGGAATCCAAGAAGTCCCTGCTGGCGGCCCGGCAGAAGACCGCGCAGGCGGGTGCCACCCTGGACCGCGTGTCGGGCTTCGACAAGGCCGGCGGCGCCATGGACGCCTTCGAGGAGATGGAGCAGAAGGTCGCGGGCATGGAAGACCGCAACCGCGCGTCCCAGGACCTGCGCAAGGAGGGCGACTTCGACGCGCAGCTCAAGGACCTCGGCCGCGACCAGGCCATCGAGGACGCCTTCGCAGCCCTGAAGGCCAAGGTGCAGGGGCCGGCGAACGACCGCTGA
- a CDS encoding acyltransferase family protein, whose protein sequence is MGQGLFARAGTRPTTTSVGERPTPQRFPQLDAVRGLAAFSVVLWHFALLFEAGTPFDRAAGWVHLLRVTPLNVLIGGHQAVLVFFILSGFVLTLMLTRGGGMPYGPYVWRRVTRLYLPYITVILIAAALNVELYHGRLPEFGLWINQFWHLPISLGVLLNHVGFVGPFNTDQFDYAIWSLVHEMRISLLFPLLLAAVLKLGWRRSVVAAGLLSVAVTPLYHLTIARHPNVATSLLTLHYLLPFTVGTLLALHLRDVQRWYAARGRTERVVLAVAAVVSYFVSSLPQTLWGLDTPMILEWLALPGATLLLVFALASDRVGRLLAVQPAPFLGRISYSLYLTHPVTMLATLHLLHGRLPVALLPVIGLALTVPVATLVYWAVEQPSIRLGHRVAAWTSRRPGLEAG, encoded by the coding sequence ATGGGCCAAGGACTTTTCGCGAGGGCAGGCACGCGCCCGACCACCACTTCCGTCGGCGAACGCCCGACTCCGCAACGCTTTCCTCAGCTTGATGCCGTGCGTGGCCTGGCGGCATTCAGCGTCGTGCTGTGGCATTTCGCCCTTCTCTTTGAAGCTGGCACCCCGTTCGACCGTGCAGCCGGATGGGTGCACCTCCTGCGTGTGACCCCACTCAACGTCTTGATCGGCGGTCATCAGGCCGTCCTCGTGTTCTTCATCCTGAGCGGCTTCGTGCTCACACTGATGCTGACCCGGGGCGGCGGCATGCCGTACGGGCCGTACGTGTGGCGCCGCGTGACCCGCCTGTATCTGCCCTACATCACGGTGATCCTGATCGCTGCTGCGCTCAATGTCGAGCTGTACCACGGTCGGCTGCCGGAGTTCGGTCTCTGGATCAATCAGTTCTGGCACCTGCCCATCTCGCTGGGCGTGCTCCTGAACCACGTCGGATTCGTCGGACCCTTCAACACCGATCAATTCGATTACGCGATCTGGTCCCTGGTACACGAGATGAGAATCTCGCTTCTGTTCCCGCTGCTGCTCGCCGCCGTGCTGAAGCTGGGGTGGCGACGGAGCGTGGTGGCCGCCGGCCTCCTCAGCGTGGCCGTCACGCCCCTGTACCACCTGACCATTGCACGGCACCCGAACGTGGCCACCAGCCTGCTCACCCTGCACTACCTGCTGCCCTTCACCGTGGGCACGCTGCTCGCGCTCCATCTGCGTGACGTCCAGCGCTGGTACGCGGCGCGCGGACGGACTGAGCGCGTGGTATTGGCCGTGGCCGCGGTCGTCAGCTACTTCGTCAGTAGTTTGCCCCAGACACTGTGGGGCCTGGACACGCCGATGATCCTGGAGTGGCTCGCCTTGCCCGGCGCGACCCTGCTGCTCGTCTTCGCCCTCGCTTCAGATCGCGTGGGCCGGCTGCTGGCAGTGCAGCCCGCACCCTTTCTCGGCCGCATCTCGTACAGCCTGTACCTCACCCATCCGGTGACGATGCTGGCCACCCTGCACCTGCTCCACGGCCGGCTGCCGGTGGCGCTCCTGCCCGTGATCGGCCTGGCGCTGACCGTGCCCGTGGCCACCCTGGTGTACTGGGCGGTGGAGCAGCCCTCGATCCGCCTCGGCCACCGGGTGGCGGCCTGGACGTCCCGGCGACCTGGCCTTGAAGCCGGCTGA
- the purU gene encoding formyltetrahydrofolate deformylase, whose protein sequence is MTGPSAPSMPDPLNTATLTITCPDRQGIVAAVSQFLFAHGANIIHSDQHSTDPVGGTFFMRMEFHLDGLDLAREPFERAFAQVVAEPFAMDWTLGYRAQPKRMAILVSRYDHCFLDLLWRKRRGELHVEIPVIISNHDDLRRDAEMFGIPFHVVPVTRETKAEAEAEQVRLMHAAGADFAVLARYMQILSGDFLTGFGRPVINIHHSFLPAFIGANPYRAAFNRGVKLIGATSHYVTEELDAGPIIAQDVIPVTHRETPDSLMRMGRDVERQVLARAVKAHVDDRVLVYGNKTVVF, encoded by the coding sequence ATGACCGGACCGTCCGCTCCCTCCATGCCCGACCCCCTCAACACGGCCACGCTCACGATCACCTGCCCCGACCGGCAGGGCATCGTGGCGGCCGTGTCGCAGTTCCTGTTCGCCCACGGCGCGAACATCATCCACAGTGACCAGCACAGCACCGATCCTGTGGGCGGGACGTTTTTCATGCGCATGGAGTTCCACCTCGACGGCCTGGACCTGGCGCGCGAGCCCTTTGAGCGGGCCTTCGCGCAGGTGGTGGCCGAACCCTTCGCCATGGACTGGACGCTGGGCTACCGCGCGCAGCCCAAGCGCATGGCGATCCTGGTCAGCCGCTACGACCACTGCTTCCTGGACCTGCTGTGGCGCAAACGCCGGGGCGAACTGCACGTCGAGATCCCCGTGATCATCTCCAACCACGACGACCTGCGCCGTGACGCGGAGATGTTCGGCATTCCCTTCCACGTGGTGCCGGTCACCAGGGAGACCAAGGCCGAGGCCGAGGCCGAGCAGGTGCGGCTGATGCACGCGGCCGGCGCGGACTTCGCGGTGCTGGCGCGCTACATGCAGATCCTGTCCGGGGACTTCCTGACGGGCTTCGGGCGGCCCGTGATCAACATCCACCACTCGTTCCTGCCGGCCTTCATCGGCGCCAACCCGTACCGCGCGGCCTTCAACCGCGGCGTGAAACTGATCGGCGCGACCAGCCACTACGTCACCGAGGAGCTGGACGCCGGGCCGATCATCGCGCAGGACGTCATCCCGGTCACGCACCGCGAGACGCCGGACTCGCTGATGCGCATGGGCCGCGACGTCGAGCGACAGGTGCTGGCCCGCGCCGTGAAGGCGCATGTGGATGACCGCGTGCTCGTGTACGGCAACAAGACGGTCGTGTTCTGA
- a CDS encoding glutamate-5-semialdehyde dehydrogenase, with protein MTAVDDRPTHPLSVRTLGERARAAARVLRSLPTERKAAALRAIAQTLHDRRAEILTANARDVEAALAGGLPEAMVARLNLDGRSLDAIASDVLAVSRLPDPVGETTPEVAQPSGIRVSTRRVPLGVLGVIYESRPNVTVDVAALAIMSGNAVILRGGKETVHSNAALGDAVAAALADQGLPPEAVQVIRDPARERVLELLKLDDLVDAIIPRGGAGLHRFCVENATVPVIVGGIGVVHLYLDQSFTRDSQDVQTAARIIRNAKVQKPSACNALDTLLIDRAALGALPEIARALIVDGVGLRADLESRAVLDAAGLTAQPAQDSDYGTEFLALTASVKVVSGLDEALDFIAAHGNHTDVILSRDPAQIGRFVQDVDSAAVVVNASPRFNDGGQLGLGAEVAISTQKLHARGPMALRELTTTKWVVMGDGQIRE; from the coding sequence ATGACGGCTGTGGACGACCGCCCCACCCATCCCCTCAGCGTCCGGACGCTGGGCGAGCGGGCCCGCGCCGCCGCCCGGGTGCTGCGCTCGCTGCCCACCGAGCGCAAGGCCGCCGCGCTGCGCGCCATCGCACAGACCCTGCATGACCGCCGCGCCGAGATCCTGACCGCCAACGCCCGCGACGTCGAGGCGGCGCTGGCCGGCGGCCTCCCGGAGGCGATGGTGGCCCGCCTGAACCTCGATGGCCGCTCCCTGGACGCCATTGCCTCCGACGTCCTGGCGGTCTCGCGCCTGCCGGACCCGGTGGGGGAGACCACGCCCGAGGTCGCGCAGCCCAGCGGCATCCGCGTGTCCACCCGCCGCGTGCCGCTGGGCGTGCTGGGCGTGATCTACGAGTCGCGCCCGAATGTCACCGTGGACGTCGCGGCCCTCGCCATCATGAGCGGCAACGCCGTGATCCTGCGCGGCGGCAAGGAGACCGTCCACTCCAACGCCGCGCTGGGCGACGCCGTCGCCGCTGCCTTGGCCGACCAGGGCCTGCCCCCGGAGGCCGTGCAGGTGATCCGCGACCCGGCCCGCGAACGCGTGCTGGAACTCCTGAAGCTCGACGATCTGGTCGACGCGATCATTCCGCGCGGCGGCGCGGGCCTGCACCGCTTCTGCGTCGAGAACGCCACGGTGCCCGTCATCGTCGGCGGCATCGGCGTGGTCCACCTGTATCTGGACCAGTCGTTCACCCGTGATTCGCAGGATGTGCAGACCGCCGCACGGATCATCCGCAACGCCAAGGTGCAGAAACCCAGCGCGTGCAACGCCCTGGACACCCTGCTGATCGACCGCGCAGCTTTGGGCGCGCTGCCCGAGATCGCCCGCGCCCTGATCGTGGACGGTGTGGGTCTGCGGGCGGACCTGGAGTCCCGCGCGGTGCTGGACGCGGCGGGCCTGACCGCGCAGCCCGCGCAGGACAGCGATTACGGCACGGAATTTCTCGCCCTGACCGCCAGCGTGAAGGTCGTGTCCGGGCTGGACGAGGCGCTGGATTTCATCGCCGCGCACGGCAACCACACCGACGTGATCCTGTCCCGTGACCCCGCGCAGATCGGGCGCTTCGTGCAGGACGTGGACTCCGCGGCCGTGGTCGTGAACGCCAGCCCGCGCTTCAACGACGGCGGTCAGCTGGGCCTGGGCGCCGAGGTGGCAATATCCACCCAGAAGCTCCATGCGCGCGGCCCCATGGCGCTGCGTGAACTGACCACCACCAAGTGGGTCGTGATGGGAGACGGACAGATCCGGGAATGA
- a CDS encoding TetR family transcriptional regulator — protein sequence MNHVAREAQLAKGTLYLYFDTKEELFLALVSEHLQTWITDTIQLLQDRRPTTPSAVADALVDASSDVVPLRRLMLLLGTVLERNVRPELTREFRRDITARTQLLVTHLPFSRDASLQILRHLYALAIGWQHVAEEFAGSSATDEAGVPAPDPYAAEFELAMRAVIDRIVAGQPAPRQA from the coding sequence ATGAACCATGTTGCCCGCGAGGCCCAGCTCGCCAAGGGCACGCTGTACCTGTACTTCGACACCAAGGAGGAGCTGTTCCTGGCCCTGGTGTCCGAGCACCTGCAGACGTGGATCACCGACACCATCCAGCTGTTGCAGGACCGCCGGCCGACCACCCCCTCCGCGGTGGCCGACGCGCTGGTGGACGCCAGTTCCGACGTCGTGCCGCTGCGCCGCCTGATGCTGCTGCTGGGCACCGTACTCGAGCGCAATGTCCGCCCGGAGCTGACCCGCGAGTTCCGCCGTGACATCACGGCCCGCACCCAGTTGCTGGTCACGCACCTGCCGTTCAGCCGCGACGCGAGCCTGCAGATCCTGCGCCACCTGTACGCCCTGGCGATCGGCTGGCAGCACGTCGCAGAGGAATTCGCCGGGTCCAGCGCGACCGACGAGGCCGGCGTGCCCGCGCCGGACCCCTACGCCGCCGAGTTCGAACTGGCGATGCGCGCCGTGATCGACCGCATCGTGGCCGGGCAGCCGGCGCCGCGCCAGGCCTGA
- a CDS encoding gluconeogenesis factor YvcK family protein, with amino-acid sequence MSDPPASRESAFRVEARARGEHVRRRARVWLAPGIGVKRWLALFMICTFVGAVGFLHFTWTGPLHFIATKWILWLNALIAPEVLPLYVAGISVTTLALLGALWSIFMLNRSMLGGTGTLPGQAVDMILEQRNLSRGPRLVAVGGGTGLSNLLSGLRSYSSNITAVVAVSDDGGSSGRLRESLQMIAPGDLTDCYAALSDSPVMARLLLHRFQRGDGISGHTFGNLMLATLSEEQGGLGEAMKDIHEVLRIRGRVYPASTHPTTLVASLSDGREIRGESSFAAQVGNARITRVRLDPPDLPALPDVLDAVREAGQIVLGPGSLFTSIIPALLVPEIAHAIRQSAAPLVYVASLMTEPGETDNLTLEDHVQAITAHLGRMPDRVLVNSESPPDDVMRRYADAGAHLLDLHGASHDLRSRVTQLPLLQPGQARHNPEALARALMALPSRAT; translated from the coding sequence TTGAGCGACCCGCCGGCCAGCCGCGAGAGCGCCTTCCGAGTGGAAGCCCGCGCGCGCGGCGAGCACGTCCGGCGCCGCGCGCGCGTGTGGCTGGCCCCCGGTATCGGCGTCAAGCGCTGGCTGGCGCTGTTCATGATCTGCACCTTCGTGGGCGCGGTGGGCTTCTTGCATTTCACGTGGACCGGCCCGCTGCACTTCATCGCCACGAAGTGGATCCTGTGGCTCAATGCCCTGATCGCGCCGGAGGTGCTGCCGCTGTACGTGGCGGGCATCAGCGTCACGACGCTGGCGCTGCTGGGCGCCCTGTGGAGCATCTTCATGCTCAACCGCAGCATGTTGGGCGGCACCGGCACGCTGCCCGGGCAGGCGGTGGACATGATCCTGGAGCAGCGCAACCTGTCGCGCGGCCCGCGCCTGGTGGCGGTGGGCGGCGGCACCGGGCTGTCGAACCTGCTCAGCGGCCTGCGCAGCTACTCCAGCAACATCACGGCGGTCGTGGCCGTCTCGGACGACGGCGGGTCCAGCGGCCGGCTGCGCGAATCGCTGCAGATGATCGCGCCGGGCGACCTGACCGACTGCTACGCCGCCCTGAGCGACAGCCCGGTCATGGCCAGATTGCTGCTGCACCGTTTCCAGCGCGGCGACGGCATCTCCGGGCACACCTTCGGCAACCTGATGCTCGCTACGCTCTCCGAGGAACAGGGCGGGCTGGGCGAGGCCATGAAGGACATCCACGAGGTGCTGCGCATCCGCGGGCGCGTGTACCCGGCGTCCACCCACCCGACCACGCTGGTCGCCTCGCTCAGCGACGGCCGCGAGATCCGCGGCGAGAGTTCCTTCGCCGCGCAGGTGGGGAACGCCCGCATCACGCGCGTTCGCCTCGACCCGCCGGACCTGCCCGCGCTGCCCGACGTGCTGGACGCCGTCCGCGAGGCCGGGCAGATCGTGCTGGGGCCTGGCAGCCTGTTCACGTCGATCATCCCGGCGCTGCTGGTGCCGGAGATCGCGCATGCCATCCGGCAGTCCGCGGCGCCGCTGGTGTACGTCGCGAGCCTGATGACCGAACCTGGCGAGACCGACAACCTGACCCTGGAGGACCACGTGCAGGCCATCACCGCGCACCTGGGCCGCATGCCGGACCGCGTGCTGGTGAACAGCGAGAGCCCGCCAGACGACGTGATGCGCCGCTACGCCGACGCCGGCGCCCACCTGCTCGACCTGCACGGCGCCAGCCACGACCTGCGCAGCCGGGTCACGCAGCTGCCGCTGCTCCAGCCGGGTCAGGCCCGGCACAACCCGGAAGCGCTGGCCCGCGCGCTGATGGCCCTGCCGTCCCGCGCCACCTGA
- a CDS encoding NADPH:quinone oxidoreductase family protein, whose translation MTDTMTAVVVERLGPPDVMELRDVPVPVPGPGEVRIEVEAVGINFADVLAVAGEYLTRTKVPYTPGMEFAGIVESVGEGVSGVQVGQRVAALGGSGALAKYAVVNAAGLIPVPQSLSGAQAAAFPVSYFTAYHGLKTLGHGRSGEWVLVQAAAGALGTASIQLAKAMGMHVVAMASTEDKLRIARDLGADVTLLQDDEERVQKVRDAAGGQGVPLILEVVGGRRFQESLDMAASRGRIIVIGNASREQANLRPVELMKRNLTVTGLWLTSLMFDRAATAEAAQALTGLVGSGQVTPQVGPTYALADSARAFQDLLDRKTTGKVIIEPGR comes from the coding sequence ATGACCGACACGATGACGGCGGTGGTGGTGGAGCGGCTCGGCCCGCCCGACGTGATGGAACTGCGCGACGTGCCCGTGCCGGTCCCCGGTCCCGGCGAGGTCCGGATCGAGGTCGAGGCCGTCGGCATCAACTTCGCGGACGTGCTCGCGGTGGCCGGCGAGTACCTGACGCGCACGAAGGTGCCGTACACGCCCGGCATGGAGTTCGCGGGCATCGTCGAGTCCGTGGGCGAGGGCGTGAGCGGCGTGCAGGTCGGCCAGCGGGTCGCGGCGCTCGGCGGCAGCGGCGCCCTGGCAAAGTATGCGGTCGTGAACGCCGCCGGGCTGATTCCCGTGCCGCAGAGCCTCAGCGGCGCGCAGGCCGCCGCCTTTCCGGTGTCGTACTTCACCGCGTACCACGGCCTGAAGACCCTGGGGCACGGGAGGAGCGGCGAGTGGGTGCTGGTGCAGGCGGCGGCCGGAGCGCTCGGCACGGCCAGCATCCAGCTCGCCAAGGCGATGGGGATGCACGTGGTCGCGATGGCGAGCACCGAGGACAAGCTCCGCATCGCCCGTGACCTCGGCGCGGACGTCACACTGCTCCAGGACGACGAGGAGCGCGTACAGAAGGTGCGCGACGCGGCGGGCGGGCAGGGCGTGCCCCTGATCCTGGAGGTCGTGGGCGGTCGGCGCTTCCAGGAGAGCCTGGACATGGCCGCCAGCCGGGGCCGGATCATCGTGATCGGGAACGCCAGCCGCGAACAGGCGAACCTGCGCCCGGTGGAACTGATGAAGCGGAACCTGACGGTGACGGGCCTGTGGCTGACCAGCCTGATGTTCGACCGCGCCGCGACTGCCGAGGCCGCGCAGGCGCTGACTGGGCTGGTGGGCAGCGGCCAGGTCACGCCGCAGGTCGGGCCGACCTACGCCCTGGCGGACAGCGCCCGCGCATTCCAGGACCTACTCGACCGCAAGACGACCGGCAAGGTGATCATCGAACCCGGACGCTGA
- the dxs gene encoding 1-deoxy-D-xylulose-5-phosphate synthase: protein MTSHDLMPVPQRLLDTVDTPDDLKTLRRDQLPQLAQELRDEIVRVCSVGGLHLASSLGATDLIVALHYVLNSPRDRILFDVGHQAYAHKMLTGRRDRMPTVKKEGGLSGFTKVSESEHDAITVGHASTSLANALGMAMARDALGQDYHVAAVIGDGSLTGGMALAALNTIGDKQRKMLIVLNDNEMSISENVGALNKFMRGLQVQKWFQEGEGAGKKAVQAVSRPLANFMSRAKSSTRHFFDPASVNPFAAMGVRYVGPVDGHNVQELVWLLERLVELDGPTILHVVTKKGKGLSYAEADPIYWHGPGKFDPDTGDFAPSSAYSWSNAFGDAVTELARLDPRTFVITPAMREGSGLVGYSKAHPHRYLDVGIAEEVAVTAAAGMALQGLRPIVAIYSTFLQRAYDQVLHDVAIEHLNVTFAIDRAGIVGADGATHNGVFDLSFLRSIPGVRIGLPKDATELRGMLKYAQEHDGPYAIRYPRGTTERVPEGTWPALEWGTWERVKGGDDVVILAGGKALDYALKATGDLGGVGVVNARFVKPLDEAMLRDLARTARAIITVEDNTVVGGFGSAVLEFLNAEHLAVPVRVLGIPDEFQEHATVESVHARAGIDAQAIRTVLAELGVDVPLGV from the coding sequence ATGACATCCCACGACCTCATGCCCGTTCCCCAGCGGCTGCTGGACACCGTCGACACGCCCGACGACCTGAAGACCCTGCGGCGCGACCAGCTCCCGCAGCTCGCCCAGGAACTGCGGGACGAGATCGTCCGCGTGTGCTCGGTCGGCGGACTGCACCTGGCGTCGTCGCTGGGCGCCACCGACCTGATCGTGGCGCTGCACTACGTCCTGAACTCGCCGCGCGACCGCATCCTGTTCGACGTCGGGCACCAGGCGTACGCGCACAAGATGCTCACCGGCCGCCGCGACCGCATGCCCACCGTGAAGAAGGAGGGCGGGCTGTCTGGCTTCACCAAGGTCAGCGAGTCCGAACACGACGCGATCACGGTCGGGCACGCCAGCACGTCCCTGGCGAACGCGCTGGGCATGGCGATGGCCCGCGACGCGCTGGGGCAGGACTACCACGTGGCCGCCGTGATCGGGGACGGCTCGCTGACGGGGGGCATGGCGCTGGCCGCGCTGAACACGATCGGGGACAAGCAGCGCAAGATGCTGATCGTCCTGAACGACAACGAGATGAGTATCAGCGAGAACGTGGGCGCGCTGAACAAGTTCATGCGCGGCCTGCAGGTGCAGAAGTGGTTCCAGGAAGGTGAGGGCGCCGGCAAGAAGGCGGTGCAGGCGGTCAGCCGGCCACTGGCGAATTTCATGAGCCGCGCCAAGAGCAGCACCCGGCACTTCTTCGACCCGGCCAGCGTGAACCCCTTCGCGGCCATGGGCGTGCGCTACGTGGGGCCGGTGGACGGCCACAACGTGCAGGAACTCGTGTGGCTGCTCGAACGCCTGGTGGAACTCGACGGGCCGACCATCCTGCACGTGGTCACCAAGAAGGGCAAGGGCCTGAGCTACGCCGAGGCCGATCCCATCTACTGGCACGGTCCGGGCAAGTTTGACCCGGACACCGGCGACTTCGCGCCCAGCAGCGCGTACTCGTGGAGCAACGCCTTCGGAGACGCCGTGACGGAACTCGCCCGGCTCGACCCGCGCACCTTCGTGATCACGCCCGCCATGCGCGAGGGCAGCGGCCTGGTCGGGTACAGCAAGGCCCACCCGCACCGGTACCTGGACGTCGGCATCGCCGAGGAGGTCGCGGTCACCGCCGCCGCCGGCATGGCGCTGCAGGGCCTGCGGCCCATCGTGGCGATCTACTCCACGTTCCTGCAGCGTGCCTACGACCAGGTGCTACACGACGTCGCCATCGAGCACCTGAACGTCACCTTTGCCATCGACCGCGCGGGCATCGTCGGCGCGGACGGCGCCACGCACAACGGCGTCTTCGACCTGAGCTTCCTGCGCTCGATTCCCGGCGTGCGCATCGGCCTGCCGAAGGACGCCACCGAACTGCGCGGCATGCTCAAGTACGCCCAGGAACACGACGGCCCCTACGCCATCCGCTACCCCCGCGGCACCACCGAGCGCGTCCCCGAGGGCACGTGGCCGGCCCTGGAGTGGGGCACGTGGGAGCGCGTCAAGGGCGGGGACGACGTGGTGATCCTCGCCGGCGGCAAGGCCCTCGACTACGCCCTCAAGGCGACCGGGGACCTCGGCGGCGTGGGCGTCGTGAACGCCCGCTTCGTGAAACCGCTCGACGAGGCCATGCTGCGAGACCTGGCCAGGACGGCCCGCGCGATCATCACCGTGGAGGACAACACGGTGGTGGGCGGCTTCGGCAGCGCCGTGCTGGAATTCCTGAACGCCGAGCACCTCGCCGTCCCAGTGCGCGTGCTGGGTATCCCGGACGAGTTCCAGGAGCACGCGACCGTCGAGAGCGTGCACGCCCGCGCGGGCATCGACGCCCAGGCGATCCGCACGGTGCTGGCTGAGCTCGGCGTGGACGTCCCGCTGGGGGTGTAG
- a CDS encoding semialdehyde dehydrogenase, protein MTTEPHSSPAYRPRHPVAFVTCPGTDHAGDLGRPSTALGGVLGAWLRRLPLRARVTGPLRAADNPERPAGWVITLPVTPDEVCSGSRRARRLLWQALDRARALGALTVGLGGGSAALLGGELPDDVGITTGSAFRAVLCVMTVRRLLAHVPPGTPVAVVGADTGVGRAVVALLADLSPWPLLLVDTPVNDVSAGPGRVSAGPLQVTADLRDVRAAGLVVLLDGAALGADHLGPDALVLDDSQPRVTRPDLLLRRPDVRVVDGGVAAVPGVWRPGAPRGRAARACACLAETLLLGLAGHEGHFTLGPPQSGQAQLMVELAARFGALGFGPAAPRSFGEPVNLTRRFEQDAPRPGTHAGHSAASAARLPFPLAELTP, encoded by the coding sequence ATGACCACCGAGCCCCACTCCAGCCCGGCGTACCGGCCCCGCCACCCGGTCGCGTTCGTCACCTGTCCGGGGACGGATCATGCCGGCGACCTGGGCCGCCCGTCTACGGCACTGGGCGGGGTGCTGGGCGCGTGGCTGCGCCGCCTGCCGCTGCGGGCCAGGGTGACCGGACCGCTGCGCGCAGCGGACAACCCCGAGCGCCCGGCCGGCTGGGTGATCACGCTGCCGGTCACGCCGGACGAGGTGTGCTCCGGGTCGCGCCGCGCCCGGCGGCTCCTGTGGCAGGCGCTGGACCGGGCGCGGGCGCTGGGCGCGCTGACGGTCGGCCTGGGCGGCGGCAGCGCGGCGCTGCTGGGCGGCGAATTGCCGGACGACGTGGGGATCACGACCGGGAGCGCCTTCCGGGCCGTCCTGTGCGTCATGACGGTCCGGCGGCTGCTGGCACACGTCCCGCCGGGCACGCCGGTCGCGGTGGTGGGGGCCGATACGGGGGTGGGCCGCGCCGTGGTCGCGCTGCTTGCGGACCTCTCCCCGTGGCCGCTGCTGCTCGTGGACACGCCCGTGAATGACGTGAGTGCCGGGCCTGGACGTGTGTCCGCCGGGCCGCTCCAGGTGACGGCGGACCTGCGTGACGTGCGCGCCGCCGGGCTGGTCGTGCTGCTGGACGGCGCAGCGCTGGGCGCGGACCACCTCGGCCCGGACGCCCTGGTGTTGGACGACTCGCAGCCGCGTGTGACGCGGCCGGACCTGCTGCTGCGCCGCCCGGATGTCCGGGTGGTGGACGGCGGCGTGGCAGCCGTGCCGGGCGTGTGGCGCCCGGGCGCGCCGCGGGGGCGGGCAGCACGCGCGTGCGCGTGCCTGGCCGAGACACTGCTGCTGGGGCTGGCCGGGCACGAGGGCCACTTCACGCTGGGGCCGCCGCAGTCCGGGCAGGCGCAGCTGATGGTGGAGCTGGCCGCCCGCTTCGGCGCGCTGGGCTTCGGGCCGGCCGCCCCGCGCTCCTTCGGGGAGCCGGTGAACCTCACCCGCCGCTTCGAGCAGGACGCCCCACGCCCCGGAACCCACGCCGGACACAGCGCGGCCAGTGCCGCCCGGCTGCCGTTTCCGCTGGCGGAGCTTACGCCGTGA